A genomic region of Eucalyptus grandis isolate ANBG69807.140 chromosome 5, ASM1654582v1, whole genome shotgun sequence contains the following coding sequences:
- the LOC120293839 gene encoding inositol transporter 1-like, protein MTVMSSSKRGPLLFQIQQFTGINTVMYYSPTIVQMADFSSNQLALLLSLIVAAMNAVGTIVGIYLIDHVGRKKLALESLSGVLASLAIPSGAFFAESPDSTNRVYGWLAVIGLALYIACFSPGTGPVPWTVNSEIYPEAYRGTCGGMSAAVNWISNLIVAQTFLSIADAVGTGATFSILACVATLAIVFVVMFVPKTKGLTFEEGEKIWKETAWGSSQGKYNTEGILEDGA, encoded by the coding sequence ATGACTGTTATGAGTAGTTCAAAACGAGGAcctcttttatttcaaattcaGCAGTTCACCGGTATCAATACAGTGATGTACTACAGCCCAACTATAGTCCAAATGGCAGACTTCTCTTCCAACCAGCTGGCACTTCTCTTATCCCTGATCGTCGCTGCCATGAATGCTGTGGGGACCATCGTTGGAATTTACTTAATTGACCATGTTGGTCGGAAAAAACTGGCCCTCGAGAGTTTATCCGGTGTGTTGGCATCCTTGGCAATTCCCTCTGGTGCATTCTTTGCAGAATCCCCCGATTCTACAAACAGGGTATACGGGTGGCTCGCGGTCATCGGTTTGGCCCTCTACATTGCTTGCTTCTCACCCGGTACGGGACCCGTACCATGGACAGTGAACTCAGAGATATACCCTGAGGCATATCGCGGAACATGTGGTGGCATGTCGGCCGCCGTCAATTGGATTTCGAACTTGATTGTGGCACAGACATTTCTCAGCATCGCTGATGCAGTGGGGACAGGTGCGACGTTCTCGATTCTTGCGTGTGTAGCCACGTTGGCCATCGTGTTTGTGGTCATGTTTGTGCCTAAGACAAAGGGGTTGACTTTTGAagagggggagaagatatggaAAGAGACAGCTTGGGGAAGTAGCCAAGGCAAATATAATACAGAAGGCATCCTTGAAGACGGAGCCTGA